In Streptomyces sp. NBC_00433, a single genomic region encodes these proteins:
- a CDS encoding WhiB family transcriptional regulator, with translation MPLTELDDEIERLGVPVPCRTYDPEVFFAESPADVEYAKSLCQTCPVREACLAGAKDRREPWGVWGGELFIQGVVVPRKRPRGRPRKDAVAA, from the coding sequence CTGCCCCTCACCGAGCTTGACGACGAGATCGAGCGCCTCGGCGTGCCCGTCCCCTGCCGTACCTACGACCCGGAGGTCTTCTTCGCCGAGTCGCCGGCGGACGTCGAGTACGCCAAGTCCCTCTGCCAGACCTGTCCGGTCCGCGAGGCCTGTCTCGCCGGCGCCAAGGACCGCCGCGAGCCCTGGGGTGTCTGGGGCGGCGAGCTGTTCATCCAGGGCGTCGTCGTACCCCGCAAGCGGCCCCGCGGCCGTCCGCGCAAGGACGCGGTTGCGGCATGA
- a CDS encoding ATP-dependent DNA helicase UvrD2, translating to MPDSADAVLDGLDPEQRAVATALHGPVCVLAGAGTGKTRAITHRIAYGVRAGILQPASVLAVTFTARAAGEMRGRLRQLGAGGVQARTFHSAALRQLQYFWPRAIGGEMPRLLERKVQLVAEAGARSRIRLDRNELRDVTGEIEWCKVTQTVPEDYPAVAAKTGRDVPRDPAEIARIYTTYEQLKRDRGVIDFEDVLLLTVGVLQDRPDVADTVRSQYQHFVVDEYQDVSPLQQRLLDLWLGGRDDLCVVGDASQTIYSFTGATPDFLLGFRTRYPAATVVKLVRDYRSTPQVVGLANGLLAQARGQAAAHRLELISQREPGPEPAYAEYPDEPAEAEGAARRIKELVASGVRPSEIAVLYRINAQSEVYEQALADAGVPYQLRGAERFFERPEVREAGLLLRGAARASADPDDAATLPEQVRAVLSSRGWASEPPSGSGAVRDRWESLAALVRLSEDFTAARPEATLADFVAELDERANAQHAPTVEGVTLASLHAAKGLEWDAVFVVGLTEGTLPITFAKTDEQVEEERRLLYVGVTRARLHLGLSWALSRSPGGRGGRRPSRFLDGLRPGSAPRGARAAGGGAGGVERGSGGRKKRGPVLCRVCGRTLSDPGEIKLMRCEDCPSDLDEALYDRLRVWRTTQAKALGQPAYCVFTDRTLLAIAEVRPEGAAELSSIPGVGARKLDKFGPDVLALCAGQEPGGAAQDGTDGAPQEEPDSGTDDGPDDGSAEVLESS from the coding sequence GTGCCCGACTCCGCGGACGCGGTGCTCGACGGCCTGGACCCCGAGCAGCGCGCCGTCGCGACGGCGCTGCACGGCCCGGTGTGCGTGCTGGCCGGGGCCGGCACCGGCAAGACCCGGGCGATCACCCACCGGATCGCCTACGGGGTGCGGGCCGGCATCCTCCAGCCGGCCAGCGTGCTCGCGGTCACCTTCACCGCGCGGGCGGCCGGCGAGATGCGCGGGCGGCTGCGGCAGCTCGGCGCCGGGGGGGTGCAGGCGCGCACCTTCCACTCGGCGGCGCTGCGCCAGCTGCAGTATTTCTGGCCGCGCGCGATCGGCGGCGAGATGCCCCGGCTGCTCGAGCGCAAGGTCCAGCTGGTCGCGGAGGCCGGCGCGCGCAGCCGCATCCGGCTGGATCGCAACGAGCTGCGGGATGTCACCGGCGAGATCGAGTGGTGCAAGGTCACCCAGACGGTGCCCGAGGACTATCCGGCGGTCGCAGCGAAGACCGGGCGGGACGTGCCGCGCGACCCGGCCGAGATCGCCCGCATCTACACGACCTATGAGCAGCTCAAGCGGGACCGCGGGGTGATCGACTTCGAGGACGTGCTGCTGCTGACGGTCGGTGTGCTCCAGGACCGGCCGGACGTGGCGGACACGGTCCGCTCGCAATATCAGCATTTCGTGGTGGACGAGTATCAGGACGTCAGCCCGCTCCAGCAGCGGCTGCTCGACCTGTGGCTCGGCGGCAGGGACGACCTGTGCGTGGTCGGCGACGCCTCGCAGACCATCTACTCCTTCACCGGCGCCACCCCGGACTTCCTGCTGGGCTTCAGGACCCGCTATCCGGCGGCCACGGTGGTCAAGCTGGTCCGCGACTACCGCTCGACCCCGCAGGTGGTGGGCCTGGCCAACGGGCTGCTGGCCCAGGCCCGCGGCCAGGCCGCGGCGCACCGCCTGGAGCTGATCTCGCAGCGCGAGCCGGGCCCCGAGCCGGCCTATGCCGAGTATCCCGACGAGCCTGCCGAGGCCGAGGGCGCCGCCCGGCGCATCAAGGAGCTGGTCGCCTCCGGCGTGCGGCCCAGCGAGATCGCGGTGCTCTACCGCATCAATGCCCAGTCCGAGGTCTACGAGCAGGCGCTCGCCGACGCCGGGGTGCCCTACCAGCTGCGCGGCGCCGAGCGCTTCTTCGAGCGGCCCGAGGTGCGCGAGGCGGGGCTGCTGCTGCGCGGCGCGGCCCGCGCGTCGGCCGACCCGGACGACGCGGCGACCCTCCCCGAGCAGGTGCGGGCGGTGCTCAGCTCGCGCGGCTGGGCCTCGGAGCCGCCCTCCGGGTCCGGCGCGGTGCGGGACCGCTGGGAGTCGCTGGCCGCGCTGGTGCGGCTGTCGGAGGACTTCACCGCGGCCCGGCCCGAGGCGACCCTGGCCGACTTCGTCGCCGAGCTGGACGAGCGGGCGAACGCGCAGCACGCGCCGACCGTCGAGGGCGTCACCCTGGCGTCGCTGCACGCGGCCAAGGGCCTGGAATGGGACGCCGTCTTCGTGGTCGGCCTGACCGAGGGCACCTTGCCGATCACCTTCGCCAAGACCGACGAGCAGGTCGAGGAGGAGCGGCGGCTGCTCTACGTCGGAGTCACCCGGGCACGGCTGCACCTCGGGCTGTCATGGGCGCTGTCCCGGTCGCCCGGCGGGCGCGGCGGGCGGCGGCCTTCGCGGTTCCTCGACGGGCTGCGACCTGGTTCCGCGCCGCGCGGCGCCCGCGCGGCGGGGGGCGGCGCGGGCGGGGTGGAGCGCGGCTCCGGCGGCCGCAAGAAGCGCGGCCCGGTGCTGTGCCGGGTGTGCGGGCGGACACTGTCGGACCCGGGCGAGATCAAGCTGATGCGCTGCGAGGACTGCCCCTCGGACCTGGACGAGGCGCTGTACGACCGGCTGCGGGTCTGGCGCACGACCCAGGCCAAGGCCCTCGGCCAGCCCGCCTACTGCGTGTTCACCGACCGGACGCTGCTGGCCATCGCCGAGGTCAGGCCGGAGGGCGCGGCCGAGCTGTCGTCGATCCCCGGGGTCGGCGCCCGCAAGCTCGACAAGTTCGGCCCCGACGTGCTGGCGCTGTGCGCGGGCCAGGAGCCGGGCGGCGCAGCGCAGGACGGGACGGACGGCGCACCGCAGGAGGAGCCGGACAGCGGGACGGACGACGGTCCTGACGACGGCTCGGCGGAAGTTCTGGAATCTTCTTGA
- a CDS encoding NrdH-redoxin has translation MPGTVTMYSTSWCGYCRRLKGQMEREGIPYTEINIEEHPEWAKFVEEANGGNQTVPTLQIVPAAGGAEVVMTNPSLAQVKQALGA, from the coding sequence ATGCCGGGCACCGTGACCATGTACAGCACCAGCTGGTGCGGCTACTGCCGCCGTCTCAAGGGCCAGATGGAGCGCGAGGGCATCCCGTACACCGAGATCAACATCGAAGAGCACCCCGAGTGGGCGAAGTTCGTCGAGGAGGCGAACGGCGGCAACCAGACCGTCCCGACGCTGCAGATCGTTCCCGCCGCGGGCGGCGCGGAGGTCGTCATGACCAACCCCAGCCTCGCGCAGGTCAAGCAGGCCCTGGGCGCGTAG
- the nudC gene encoding NAD(+) diphosphatase has product MEAALTGLDATDRPLALTYSGVDRAAHHRTDEAWLAAAWSHPTTRVFVVSGGQVMVEDGPDGRTELVMTPAFDAPETEMHRYFLGIAPDGVRYFALQKDALPGRMDGAARAAGLREVGGLLSPLEAGLMVHAVALENWQRMHRFCSRCGERTVIAAAGHIRRCPACLTEHYPRTDPAVIMLVTDDQDRALLGRQLHWPEGRFSTLAGFVEPGESIEAAVRREVAEEVGVTVGDDVTYVASQPWPFPSSLMLGFNARAVSSTITVDGEEIHEARWFSREDLRAAFASGEVLPPFGISIAARLIESWYGAPLPRQ; this is encoded by the coding sequence ATGGAAGCAGCCTTGACCGGACTCGACGCGACGGACCGCCCGCTGGCACTCACCTATTCGGGGGTGGACCGTGCCGCGCACCACCGCACGGACGAGGCGTGGCTCGCCGCGGCATGGAGCCACCCGACGACCCGGGTGTTCGTGGTGTCCGGCGGTCAGGTGATGGTCGAGGACGGGCCCGACGGACGGACCGAACTCGTCATGACCCCGGCCTTCGACGCGCCGGAGACCGAGATGCACCGCTACTTCCTCGGCATCGCGCCGGACGGGGTGCGCTACTTCGCGCTGCAGAAGGACGCGCTGCCCGGCCGGATGGACGGCGCGGCACGCGCCGCGGGCCTGCGCGAGGTCGGCGGGCTGCTGTCGCCCCTGGAAGCCGGGCTCATGGTGCACGCGGTGGCGCTGGAGAACTGGCAGCGCATGCACCGCTTCTGCTCCCGCTGCGGCGAACGCACCGTCATCGCCGCCGCGGGCCACATCCGCCGCTGTCCGGCCTGCCTGACCGAGCACTACCCGCGGACGGACCCCGCGGTGATCATGCTGGTCACCGACGACCAGGACCGCGCCCTGCTCGGCCGGCAGCTGCACTGGCCCGAGGGCCGCTTCTCGACGCTGGCCGGGTTCGTCGAACCCGGCGAGTCCATCGAGGCGGCGGTGCGCCGCGAGGTCGCCGAGGAGGTCGGTGTCACCGTCGGCGACGACGTGACCTACGTGGCCAGCCAGCCCTGGCCCTTCCCCTCCAGCCTGATGCTGGGCTTCAACGCCCGCGCGGTCTCCTCGACGATCACCGTCGACGGGGAGGAGATCCACGAGGCCCGCTGGTTCTCCCGCGAGGACCTGCGCGCGGCCTTCGCGTCGGGCGAGGTGCTGCCGCCCTTCGGCATCTCGATCGCGGCCCGCCTGATCGAGAGCTGGTACGGCGCCCCGCTGCCGCGTCAGTAG
- a CDS encoding ATP-dependent helicase — protein MATRIHSPEQLKELLGIPFTPEQTACITAPLAPGVIVAGAGSGKTTVMAARVVWLVGTGQVEPDQVLGLTFTNKAAGELSERVRKALAQAGITDPDPYDPRVQPGEDGEQPAPGDPHIATYHAFAGQLLKDHGMRIGLEPTARLLADATRYQLAAKVLRAAPGPYPALTKGLPTLVGDLLALAGELAEHLVPAEKLRAHDTGLAAELSEVDPAKRGNAWVKDVRQAVAARRDLAELAAAYRDDKRRRDLLDFGDQIELSARLAQTRPEVGALLREQYRVVLLDEYQDTSVAQRLLLAGLFGGRSGHPVTAVGDPCQAIYGWRGASVANLDDFPRHFAHPDGSPAARYSLSENRRSGGRLLDLANTLAAELRARHEGVEALRPAPGAELAGQVRCALLPTQQDETAWLADSLAHLVATGTPPGGIAVLCRTAAHFPEIHAALVARDIPVEVVGLSGLLHLPEVADLVAVCEVLHDPTANAALVRLLTGPRWRIGPRDLALLGRRARLLVRYGAAGGDGRDPLAAAVEGVDPAEVISLADALETFLDADPDDGLPFSPEARVRFARLAVEIRELRRALADPLMDVLHRVLAVTGLEVELSASPHALAARRRETLTSFLDIAAGFAALDGEATLLAFLGFLHTAAQYEKGLDSSLPGGENTVKVLTAHKSKGLEWDVVAVPGLVAKGFPSERGRELWPVNAKVLPHGLRGDAATLPDVAEWTRAGLDGFRGAMKEHQRIEELRLGYVTFTRPRSLLLGSGHWWGPTQKAPFGPSVFLDALREHCEAGHGEIEVWAEPPAEDATNPALDDVRDHPWPLPLDGTALRRRRWAARTVLAYAAAEEEAAEKPGIPGARGESSAIAAPGGGADAPPAGLDPAEARLVASWDRDLDALAGELRRARATVRDVPLPATLTASQVMRLASDPEGLARELARPLPHPPAPAARRGTRFHAWVESRFDVRPLFGPEDLPGIEGGDDIADEADLTALKEAFLRSPYADRTPHRVEVPVHLTLGGRVVRGRIDAVYRDGRPHGRAAAMGHAEGGVDTYEIVDWKTGRVPAASADPLQLAIYRLAWAEQHGIPLERVRAAFLFVRSGEVVRPAAMPGRAELERLLDADG, from the coding sequence GTGGCAACCCGCATCCATTCGCCCGAGCAGCTCAAAGAGCTGCTGGGCATCCCGTTCACCCCGGAGCAGACGGCGTGCATCACCGCGCCGCTCGCCCCGGGTGTGATCGTGGCCGGAGCGGGTTCCGGCAAGACGACGGTGATGGCCGCGCGGGTCGTGTGGCTGGTCGGCACCGGGCAGGTCGAGCCCGACCAGGTGCTCGGGCTGACCTTCACCAACAAGGCGGCGGGCGAGCTGTCGGAGCGGGTGCGCAAGGCGCTGGCCCAGGCCGGCATCACCGACCCGGACCCGTACGACCCGAGGGTGCAGCCCGGGGAGGACGGCGAGCAGCCCGCGCCGGGCGACCCGCACATTGCCACGTATCACGCCTTCGCCGGGCAGCTGCTCAAGGACCACGGGATGCGGATCGGCCTGGAGCCCACCGCCAGGCTGCTGGCCGACGCGACGCGCTACCAGCTCGCCGCGAAGGTGCTGCGGGCCGCGCCCGGACCGTATCCGGCGCTCACCAAGGGGCTGCCGACCCTGGTCGGCGACCTGCTCGCGCTGGCCGGCGAGCTGGCCGAGCACCTGGTGCCCGCCGAGAAGCTGCGCGCCCACGACACCGGGCTGGCCGCCGAGCTGTCCGAGGTCGACCCGGCGAAGCGCGGCAATGCCTGGGTCAAGGACGTACGCCAGGCGGTCGCCGCCCGCCGCGACCTGGCCGAGCTGGCCGCGGCCTACCGCGACGACAAGCGGCGCCGCGACCTGCTGGACTTCGGCGACCAGATCGAGCTGTCGGCGCGGCTGGCGCAGACCAGGCCGGAGGTCGGGGCGCTGCTGCGCGAGCAGTACCGCGTGGTGCTGCTCGACGAGTACCAGGACACCTCGGTCGCCCAGCGGCTGCTGCTCGCCGGGCTGTTCGGCGGCCGCAGCGGGCACCCGGTGACCGCCGTCGGCGACCCCTGCCAGGCCATCTACGGCTGGCGCGGCGCCTCGGTGGCGAATCTCGACGACTTCCCGCGGCATTTCGCGCACCCCGACGGCAGCCCGGCCGCCCGCTACTCGCTCAGCGAGAACCGCCGCTCCGGCGGCCGGCTGCTCGACCTGGCCAACACCCTGGCCGCCGAGCTGCGCGCCCGCCATGAGGGCGTCGAGGCGCTGCGCCCGGCCCCCGGCGCCGAGCTGGCCGGGCAGGTGCGCTGCGCGCTGCTGCCGACCCAGCAGGACGAGACGGCCTGGCTCGCCGACTCCCTCGCCCACCTGGTGGCCACCGGCACACCACCGGGCGGCATCGCCGTGCTGTGCAGGACGGCCGCGCATTTCCCCGAGATCCATGCCGCGCTGGTCGCCCGGGACATCCCGGTCGAGGTGGTGGGCCTGTCCGGGCTGCTGCACCTGCCCGAGGTCGCCGACCTGGTCGCGGTGTGCGAGGTGCTGCACGACCCGACCGCGAACGCCGCGCTGGTCCGGCTGCTGACCGGGCCGCGCTGGCGGATCGGCCCCCGCGACCTGGCCCTGCTCGGCCGCCGCGCCCGGCTGCTCGTACGCTACGGGGCCGCAGGCGGGGACGGCCGCGACCCGCTGGCGGCCGCGGTGGAGGGCGTCGACCCGGCCGAGGTGATCTCGCTCGCGGACGCCCTGGAGACCTTCCTGGACGCCGACCCGGACGACGGGCTGCCCTTCTCGCCCGAGGCGCGGGTGCGGTTCGCGCGGCTGGCGGTGGAGATACGGGAGCTGCGCAGGGCGCTCGCCGACCCGCTGATGGACGTCCTGCACCGGGTGCTGGCCGTCACCGGCCTGGAGGTCGAGCTGTCCGCGTCCCCGCACGCGCTGGCCGCCCGCCGCCGCGAGACGCTGACGTCCTTCCTGGACATCGCGGCCGGTTTCGCGGCCCTGGACGGCGAGGCGACGCTGCTGGCCTTCCTCGGCTTCCTGCACACGGCCGCGCAGTACGAGAAGGGCCTGGACAGTTCGCTGCCGGGCGGCGAGAACACGGTGAAGGTGCTGACCGCGCACAAGTCCAAGGGCCTGGAGTGGGACGTGGTGGCGGTGCCCGGCCTGGTCGCCAAGGGCTTCCCGAGCGAGCGCGGGCGTGAGTTGTGGCCGGTCAACGCCAAGGTGCTGCCGCACGGGCTGCGCGGCGACGCGGCGACGCTGCCCGACGTGGCGGAGTGGACGCGCGCCGGGCTCGACGGCTTCCGCGGCGCCATGAAGGAGCACCAGCGCATCGAGGAGCTGCGGCTCGGCTATGTGACCTTCACCCGGCCGCGCTCCCTGCTGCTCGGCTCGGGGCACTGGTGGGGGCCGACGCAGAAGGCGCCCTTCGGCCCCTCGGTCTTCCTCGACGCCCTGCGCGAGCACTGCGAGGCGGGCCACGGCGAGATCGAGGTGTGGGCCGAGCCGCCCGCCGAGGACGCCACGAACCCGGCGCTGGACGACGTCAGGGACCACCCGTGGCCGCTGCCGCTCGACGGTACGGCTTTGCGCAGGCGGCGCTGGGCGGCGCGGACCGTGCTGGCCTACGCGGCCGCGGAGGAGGAGGCGGCGGAGAAGCCAGGGATTCCCGGTGCGCGGGGCGAATCCTCGGCCATTGCCGCGCCCGGCGGCGGCGCCGACGCACCGCCCGCCGGCCTCGATCCCGCGGAGGCCAGGCTCGTCGCGTCCTGGGACCGCGACCTGGACGCCCTGGCGGGCGAGCTGCGCCGGGCGCGGGCCACCGTGCGGGACGTGCCGCTGCCCGCGACGCTCACCGCGAGCCAGGTGATGCGGCTGGCCTCCGACCCCGAGGGGCTCGCCCGTGAACTGGCCCGCCCGCTGCCCCACCCCCCGGCCCCCGCGGCCCGGCGCGGCACCCGCTTCCACGCCTGGGTCGAGTCGCGCTTCGACGTCCGCCCGCTCTTCGGGCCCGAGGACCTGCCCGGGATCGAGGGCGGCGACGACATCGCGGACGAGGCCGACCTGACGGCGCTCAAGGAGGCGTTCCTGCGCAGCCCCTACGCCGACCGCACCCCGCACCGCGTCGAGGTCCCGGTGCACCTCACCCTGGGCGGCCGGGTCGTCAGGGGCCGGATCGACGCGGTCTACCGCGACGGCCGCCCACATGGCCGCGCCGCGGCAATGGGCCACGCCGAAGGCGGCGTCGACACGTACGAGATCGTCGACTGGAAGACCGGCCGCGTCCCGGCCGCGTCCGCCGACCCGCTGCAACTGGCGATCTACCGGCTGGCCTGGGCCGAGCAGCACGGCATCCCGCTGGAGCGGGTCCGCGCCGCCTTCCTCTTCGTCCGCAGCGGCGAGGTGGTCCGCCCCGCGGCCATGCCGGGACGGGCCGAGCTGGAGAGGCTGCTGGACGCGGACGGCTGA
- a CDS encoding ATP-dependent helicase — protein sequence MRTPPAPVAPPVLDAAQRAVVEHRDGPLLVLAGPGTGKTTTLIESVLARVRGGTAPERILVLTFSRRAAVDLRDRMAARGLGGLTASTFHSFCYALVREHQPAEDFQEPVRLLSGPEQDLLVRELLAGQAALEREGRGRVRWPDDLRAALTTRGFADEVRAVLARSRALGLGPAALADFAHRIGRPDWTAAAAFLDEYLEVTELGGMVDYTELVHRAVLLARRPEVHQELTRRYDAVYVDEYQDTDPAQVRLLRALAGQGRTLVAFGDPDQSVYAFRGADINGILGFPEQFPRRDGTAADVRVLRVSRRSRADLLAATRQLTARMPLPRLPAAAVRAHRALTAEAKGGTVAVRTYPTAGAEVESIADTLRRAHLEDGLAWHTIAVLTRTTAALAPLRRALTSAGVPTDLPPSTTPLHTDPALTPLLLALHVSATSLLPPPGPPAEPPEGPGPDEPALGEQPSGEAASARLGGSAENLFSASSRAPGKSSSRGLPGAAGSEDGGPPDEASGEPGPAGPLASAEGLSSASPRAPGDVQGLPGGPGPDSAEVRVSVEEALTLLASPLGGMDAADLRRLGRALREEERATGVAVPRPSDVLIAEAVSQPERLVAHDPSYSRGARRVGALLRAARDTLAGGGTAEDALWTLWNGTPWSARLERAALRGGAAGRNADRDLDAVCALFETAARAEERTGGRGALNFLEELSAQDIAADTLGGRTVRPDAVQLMTAHRAKGLEWRLVVVAGVQEGVWPDLRRRGSLLEADRIGRDGIAPPLSQGALLAEERRLFYVAATRASERLLVTAVKAAADDGDQPSRFLAELGVAPQDVSHRPRRPLAVAALVAELRATTVDPAASPALREAAAHRLARLAALNDDGHPLVPAAHPDRWWGLYEPTASAVPLRDRDQPVALSGSALDQLANTCALQWFLGREVKAEPPATAAQGFGNVVHVLADEVASGRAPADLDVLMARLDSVWDALAFDAPWKSRQEKDNARAALERFLRWHVMERGRTPVATEHDFDVTLAAGDARIRIRGSMDRVETDAQGAAYVVDFKTGRSKPTADQVAHHPQLAVYQLAVREGAVDPLFGDRPPSPGGAELVQLRLGATRREGGEALPAVQRQEPLAGEWAEELLATAAGRVLDERFTPAAGQHCTHCAFRAACTARPEGRHIVE from the coding sequence CTGCGGACGCCGCCCGCGCCCGTGGCGCCCCCTGTGCTGGACGCGGCACAGCGGGCGGTGGTTGAGCACCGGGACGGACCGCTGCTGGTGCTCGCGGGACCCGGCACCGGGAAGACGACCACGCTGATCGAATCGGTGCTGGCCAGGGTGCGGGGCGGCACCGCGCCGGAAAGGATCCTGGTCCTCACCTTCAGCCGCAGGGCCGCGGTCGACCTGCGCGACCGGATGGCCGCGCGCGGCCTCGGCGGGCTCACGGCGAGCACCTTCCACTCCTTCTGCTACGCCCTGGTCCGCGAGCACCAGCCCGCCGAGGACTTCCAGGAGCCGGTCAGGCTGCTGTCGGGACCCGAGCAGGACCTGCTGGTCCGCGAGCTGCTGGCCGGCCAGGCGGCGCTTGAGCGGGAAGGCCGCGGCCGGGTGCGCTGGCCCGACGACCTGCGGGCCGCGCTCACCACGAGGGGCTTCGCCGACGAGGTGCGCGCGGTGCTGGCCCGCAGCCGCGCACTGGGCCTCGGCCCGGCCGCGCTCGCCGACTTCGCCCACCGCATCGGCCGGCCCGACTGGACCGCGGCGGCCGCCTTCCTCGATGAATACCTGGAGGTCACGGAGCTGGGCGGGATGGTCGACTACACGGAGCTGGTGCATCGGGCCGTGCTGCTCGCCCGGCGGCCCGAGGTCCACCAGGAGCTGACCCGGCGCTACGACGCGGTCTACGTCGACGAGTACCAGGACACCGACCCGGCCCAGGTGCGGCTGCTGCGCGCCCTCGCCGGGCAGGGCCGCACCCTGGTCGCCTTCGGCGACCCCGACCAGTCCGTCTACGCCTTCCGCGGCGCCGACATCAACGGCATCCTCGGCTTCCCCGAGCAATTCCCCCGGCGGGACGGGACGGCGGCGGACGTCCGTGTCCTGCGCGTCTCCCGGCGGTCCCGCGCCGACCTGCTGGCCGCCACCCGCCAGCTCACCGCCCGCATGCCGCTGCCCCGGCTCCCCGCGGCCGCGGTCCGCGCCCACCGCGCCCTGACGGCGGAGGCCAAGGGCGGCACCGTCGCCGTCCGCACCTACCCGACCGCGGGCGCCGAGGTCGAGTCCATCGCCGACACCCTGCGCCGCGCCCACCTCGAAGACGGCCTCGCCTGGCACACGATTGCCGTCCTCACCCGCACGACCGCCGCCCTCGCCCCCCTCCGCCGCGCCCTGACCTCCGCCGGCGTCCCCACCGACCTCCCCCCGTCCACCACCCCCCTCCACACCGACCCGGCCCTGACCCCCCTCCTCCTGGCCCTCCACGTCTCGGCCACCTCCCTCCTCCCGCCCCCCGGGCCACCAGCCGAGCCCCCGGAGGGTCCAGGCCCGGACGAGCCAGCCCTGGGCGAGCAGCCCTCGGGCGAGGCGGCCTCGGCGCGGCTCGGTGGGTCAGCCGAGAATCTTTTCTCCGCGTCCTCCCGGGCACCCGGGAAGTCGTCTTCGCGGGGGCTCCCCGGTGCCGCGGGGTCGGAGGACGGCGGGCCGCCCGACGAGGCCTCGGGAGAGCCGGGCCCGGCAGGGCCGTTGGCGTCAGCCGAAGGACTTTCTTCCGCGTCCCCCCGGGCGCCCGGGGACGTGCAGGGCCTCCCCGGCGGCCCGGGGCCGGACTCGGCGGAGGTCAGGGTCAGCGTCGAGGAAGCGCTGACCCTGTTGGCGTCGCCCCTCGGCGGGATGGACGCCGCCGATCTGCGCCGCCTGGGCAGGGCACTGCGCGAGGAAGAGCGCGCGACGGGCGTGGCAGTGCCACGCCCGTCGGACGTGCTGATCGCGGAGGCCGTCTCCCAGCCGGAGCGGCTGGTGGCCCACGACCCGTCGTACTCCCGCGGCGCCCGCCGCGTGGGCGCGCTGCTGCGGGCGGCCCGCGACACCCTGGCGGGCGGCGGCACCGCGGAGGACGCCCTGTGGACGTTGTGGAACGGCACCCCGTGGTCGGCCCGCCTGGAGCGGGCCGCCCTGCGCGGCGGCGCGGCGGGCCGCAACGCGGACCGGGACCTCGACGCGGTGTGCGCGCTGTTCGAGACCGCCGCCCGCGCGGAGGAGCGCACCGGCGGCCGCGGCGCCCTGAACTTCCTGGAGGAGCTGTCCGCCCAGGACATCGCGGCGGACACGCTGGGCGGCAGGACCGTACGTCCTGACGCCGTGCAGCTGATGACCGCGCACCGCGCGAAGGGCCTGGAGTGGCGCCTGGTCGTGGTGGCGGGCGTGCAGGAAGGCGTATGGCCCGACCTGCGGCGCCGCGGCTCGCTCCTGGAGGCGGACCGGATCGGGCGGGACGGCATCGCCCCGCCGCTGAGCCAGGGCGCGCTGCTCGCCGAGGAGCGCCGGCTCTTCTACGTCGCCGCGACCCGCGCGAGCGAGCGCCTGCTGGTCACGGCCGTGAAGGCCGCGGCGGACGACGGCGACCAGCCGTCCCGCTTCCTGGCGGAGCTGGGGGTCGCGCCGCAGGACGTGTCGCACCGCCCCCGCCGCCCGCTGGCGGTCGCCGCACTGGTCGCGGAGCTGCGCGCGACCACCGTCGACCCGGCGGCCTCGCCGGCGCTGCGCGAGGCCGCGGCCCACCGGCTGGCCCGCCTCGCCGCGCTGAACGACGACGGCCACCCGCTGGTCCCGGCAGCGCACCCGGACCGCTGGTGGGGCCTGTACGAGCCGACCGCCTCCGCGGTGCCGCTGCGGGACCGCGACCAGCCGGTGGCGCTGTCGGGCAGCGCCCTGGACCAGCTCGCCAACACCTGCGCCCTCCAGTGGTTCCTGGGCCGCGAGGTCAAGGCGGAACCGCCCGCCACCGCCGCCCAGGGCTTCGGCAACGTCGTGCACGTACTGGCCGACGAGGTCGCCTCGGGCCGCGCCCCGGCCGATCTCGACGTGCTGATGGCCCGGCTGGACTCCGTATGGGACGCGCTCGCCTTCGACGCGCCCTGGAAGTCCCGGCAGGAGAAGGACAACGCGCGCGCCGCCCTGGAGCGCTTCCTGCGCTGGCATGTCATGGAGCGCGGCCGCACCCCGGTCGCCACCGAGCACGACTTCGACGTCACCCTTGCCGCGGGCGACGCCCGCATCCGCATCCGCGGCAGCATGGACCGGGTCGAGACGGACGCGCAGGGCGCGGCCTATGTCGTGGACTTCAAGACCGGCCGCAGCAAGCCCACCGCCGACCAGGTGGCCCACCACCCGCAGCTGGCGGTCTACCAGCTGGCCGTACGGGAGGGCGCCGTCGACCCGCTCTTCGGCGACCGGCCGCCGTCGCCTGGCGGTGCGGAGCTGGTGCAGCTGCGGCTGGGCGCGACCCGCCGCGAGGGCGGCGAGGCCCTGCCGGCGGTGCAGCGGCAGGAACCGCTGGCGGGGGAGTGGGCGGAGGAGCTGCTCGCCACCGCCGCCGGCCGGGTGCTGGACGAGCGCTTCACCCCGGCCGCCGGCCAGCACTGCACGCATTGCGCCTTCCGCGCCGCCTGCACGGCCCGGCCAGAGGGCCGGCACATCGTGGAGTGA
- a CDS encoding MGMT family protein yields the protein MGRMSEEDDPGAPGDYAERVLDTVDLIPAGRVMSYGDIAEWLGEGGPRQVGRVLALYGSGVPWWRVVRADGVLLPGHELGALDAYRAEGTPLRTAGPATEGHIPRVDMRLARWDGRTPGADGAADG from the coding sequence ATGGGCCGGATGAGCGAGGAAGACGACCCCGGCGCACCCGGTGACTACGCGGAGCGCGTGCTCGACACGGTCGACCTGATCCCGGCCGGGCGGGTGATGAGCTACGGCGACATCGCCGAATGGCTCGGCGAGGGCGGCCCGCGGCAGGTCGGCCGGGTGCTCGCGCTGTACGGCAGCGGGGTGCCGTGGTGGCGCGTGGTGCGGGCCGACGGTGTCCTGCTGCCCGGCCACGAGCTGGGCGCGCTGGACGCCTACCGCGCCGAGGGCACACCGCTGCGGACCGCGGGACCCGCCACCGAGGGCCACATACCGCGGGTCGACATGCGCCTGGCGCGCTGGGACGGGCGCACGCCGGGCGCGGACGGCGCCGCCGACGGCTGA